From the genome of Pseudoliparis swirei isolate HS2019 ecotype Mariana Trench chromosome 14, NWPU_hadal_v1, whole genome shotgun sequence:
CAGAATctggtcatgtgatgtcatgacctCAGTGGATTGAGCCAACGTCTCCTGTGAATGGATGCACACATCAACATGCCTATGCCTGCAGTCGATGCGTCAAATTGATCGAGTGGACtcttttgctttaaaaaaatacctcAATCTGCCATCACTTTGTTCGCAAACCATGTTTTTTTCGGAGTTTGGCGACGTCTGAAATGTATTCTTTGCGTGTCATTTTTGCTTCTGAGGGTTTCAGTGCAGATTAGGAAAGAGAGCGCGAGAGACAACGGCGGTCACCTGTAGAGAGACGGGTCCTTCCTCAGGATGTCCATGTGGATGTGCTGCTCGATGAGGCTGTGGAGCAGGATGGGCAGCGAGGTGAAGCTGATGTTGTACAGGGTCAAGTAGGCCGTGTCGTACAGCGGCTGGGGAGAGCGTGGAGCGTTGCTTTActttgtgtactttgtgtgagtgtatgtgtgtgtgagtgtgtgtgtgtgtgtacacccaCCTGTTGTGAGAAGCCACAGAAGAACTGGTAGAGGAACTGGGGGAAGATGAAACAGACGTTctgggaaaagaaagaaaacatacgAGAGATAAATGCAGGTTAGCAGGCGTCTTATTGGTTCAAagtagtttgtttgtttgtttgtttgggagATCAAATTCAACGCAGTTTTAGTTTCCTTCAAATAGATTTGGCTATTCATACCGATTAGATTTGTAAGTAGAACATTTCTtatctgaatgttttttttaaatgttccacCTCTACCAAAAATACCACAACGTGTAACTAAGCTACAGCCTGACCATAAAAACTACCCTGAAGGAATAATAATCTAAATGTTATGCACTAACTACCTTGTAGAAGAAGTATTGCACGAGTTCAGAGATGCGGATGTAGTAATAGTGTCCGTGGACGAGGAGCATCTTCTTGAGGTGTTTGAACTTGGGGATGGCATAGTCGCTGTTCCTCGCTGCCTGACGACCCTCCTTACCCATGATGCCTTGGGACGCACAGAAAACAGACACGTTGCACACGAGCGCCCGCCGACTTTCACGGGCTAGCCTTCAGCGCCGCGTGGACTAACCGATGCCGACGTGGGCCTCCAGGATCATGCTGACGTCGTTCGCTCCGTCTCCGATGGCCAGCGTGATCGGGTGCTCCTTGGAGGCTTTGATCAGCTTCACGATCTGGAAAACGCGAGACCcccaaccaaaaaaaagaagaggtatCGGACCTTTTGACTCGGGCCCTCCGACTCATTGTGCTCGGCGGCGGTCTTGGTACCTGGGCTTTCTGCAGCGGCGCCATCCGACAGCAGAGCACGGCGCTGCAGTTGCGGCAGATTTCCAGGAAGATCTCTTTGTAGTTCCCCGAGTTGGAGTCCTCCTGGGCGGGCCTCATCACGGCGGAGAGGGTGGCTCCGTCGATGATCAGACCGTAGTCGGTGCAGTCGCCCGACAAACTGGACCGACGGAAGACCCCGTCAAATACGGGACGGCGGGGCGGGTATTTTTAAGTAGAACTCGCGGCGGGGTTTTTTTTCAGTCTCACCCAGAGAAGGAGTCCCGGGTCATGCCTCCGAGCTGCCTCAGCACCGCCCTGCTCAGGTCAAACAGGACGTCGTGGAGGCTCTGCTCCTCGGTGCGCTTGGTGGTCAGCTCCAGGATCTGCGTGTTGCGGTGAAACAGCTTGCTGGCGTAGCACGTGGCGACCGCCGTCTCCATCTTATCGCCGGTCAGCACCCACACCTTCATGCCCGCCTTGTGGAGGGACTCGATGGTGTCTGCCGCTTTCTCCTGGAGCctggggaaacacacacagagagagagagagagagagcgtcggCGTGATGGCGTGCCGTTAGAACAGACTGAAGCAGAgatcctccacctgtcctccacggcggtggctcccagcaggatgaggtCTTTCTCGATGACGTCGTACGCCTCGGCCAGTCGCTTGTCTCGGTCGTGCAGGGCCAGCTTGGCCCCGTTCAGCAGGTGGCAAACCTCCTGGTACTGCGCGGGACTCAGAGGCCGATAGGCGACGCAGAGTGTCCTCAGACCCtcctgggaggagaggagggagtcaAACCGGGTGAGACTGGGACATCCAGGAAGAAACGCGTGTTCATCAGTCAACCGGCTGACGGACGTGTCGTCTCACGTCTATCGGAAGCCACGCGGGACCTTCGATGGATAAATACAGGACCACCGTAACCGTGGAAACCTTAGCTCTCACAAGATGAATCATGGGAATAATGTTCCAGGAGAAAAACACTTTTATGAAGTAGTaaatgatggtgtgtgtgtgtgtgtgtgtgtgcttgtgtattCCTACCACTGCGTTGTGCTCCACCCGAGCTTTGATCTGCTCCACCTTGCCCGATACGACCCTGGGGAAGATGGCGGAGTCCGCACCTTTACAGAACAGATAGAGCTCACctgctcatacacacacacacacacacacacacacacagacagaaagaacaaaacaaGTGTGTGAGAAAGAAACCATATTAATAAACCTTGAACATCCACATGCACAGTTCGAGGCGTATTACCTGTGCTGGACCTGACGATGACGCTCATCCTCCGTCTGACGGAGTCAAACGTCAAAACCTCCAGCAGCTGAAACCTAGAACAAATTCAAATCACACAAACATCTAAATTATCCTTACAATCTTTCATATAAACAGCATCGTCTGAAAGGGGCACTCACCTCTCAATCTCATCCTCCCTGTTCAAGATCTCCATGTGACTGTCTTTCAGTCGGAGATAAGTGAAGCCGAGTCTGAGGCACAAAGAAAAGCCCCATTAATGGGATGGGAGTGACATAACTTAATGTGTGCGTGAGTGAAAAccctaaaaaaaactaaagcttTTTGTTTGGGTTTGTTCGCAATGTAAAATGTCCGAGTGTGTTTATTGCTCCACCTCTTCATGCCCTCCACCAGCGCCACCTCgtccggagaggaggagatgtagaAGGAGGTGGACTTGCCCTGGTGGATGCCGTGCTTGATCCCGtccaccgtctcctcctccttcacctgcaCCGTGTGGCACAGACACAGCGCCCGGAAAAACAGCTCCTCGTGCTCCTGCGGAGGACGGAGGACacggtgtcacacacacacacacacacacacacacacactaacactcacACAACTGAGGCTGTGCTCACCCTGGCCCCAGGACCTGGCGATGTGTCAATCATGTCCATACTTGTTGCACCAGGCATCACCTATCAACCACACAAATGAAGTACATTTAAATAACAGGTGTCTAAAATATAGTACACAACTACACCACTAGGGGATTAAgagtaagaacacacacacacacacacacacaaagcagagCCACAAGTATGACAGGTGCAGCCAAATTCAAAgaatgggggggaaaaaaagtgtctcaaagaaaaATTATTTGAtgttgcatcttttttttttttttaagtccaaaaaataaatcaacgCGTTGCCGTCGTAGCGCGAGGGCTGAGAAGAGACCGCCACGGCGAGTTTGTTACCTGCCCGTTACAGATCACATCAGGTACGTAGATGTGTCCGTCCACGCAGCACTCGATGAACTCCATGTTGTTCTCCGTCAGAGTCCCCGTCTTGTCCGTGAACACGTACTccacctgaagaggaggaggaggaggagttacagcTGGGTTACGCCTCCCCCGGCCTCCCTCGCTCCAGGTGTTCTCCGCTACCTGCCCCAGCTCCTCGTTCAGGTCCGACGTGTTGACCACGGCCCGCTCGCCCATCTCCTCGTCGAACATCTCGTCGTCCCACATGATGAAATAGGAGCCCAGGAACTTCTGCATCTCCACGGTGACGTACATGGAGACCGGGATGATGTAGTTGAACAGCACCATGAAGGCCAGGAAGTCTGTGAAGGCCCGGACCAcctgaggaggaaagagggcaTGAAGAGATCTTTTTGTATTATCTTCTCCATTCCAGATGGAGGGATTCCAATGACTCACGACGTGTCTCTGCCTCTCCGGCTCCGTCCTGTCGCTGTACCACGGCTCGTCTTGGTTGGTGTCGGCCTGCCACGCGTACTTCAGCACCGTGTTGATGAGCGCCTTGCTGATGAGGAtgcacaggtagaccaccagaTAGGCGTTCATCGACCTGCAGAGGGAGACAACGCGGGGCTCTTTTTTATTATACGGCCACATTCACACAATCTCAGAGATGGAACACCAGGCACGTGAAAGAGGCCGAGTGGATACTGGAGTAAAGAGGGAACAGCTCGCACGAGGCTTTTACTCAGAGCCAAGTCCATTTTGGCAAAAAGGAAGACGAATGCAATTCCCACCAGGCCAAGTGTAAATGTAATCCACCTCCAGTCGGTCATATCTACAAGCCATCTGGATACAAGACGCGTGACAACGCCAGATGGAAGGAGAGCGAGCCAATCGGTGCAAGACGGGGGACTCAGTGAAGAGATGACCGGGTAACGAATATCAGTGACGACCTTTGACACATTCATGAGATGTAGAGGAGAAGGAAAGTGAGAGCGAGAGCCTACTTTTCCACTGCAGACCGTTTCTGGGTCTTGGTCTGGTAGTTGAgcgccatcttggtttccaTACCGGTGTAGATGGCAACCGCTGGGAGGGAGGCAGAGACGAGACGtcttacatttcaatttaagacGACTGAGCAAACTGAGGGAGCTCTAGAAAATGATAGTTTGTGAACTCATGGTgagtacttttttatttatggaaTATTAGTGTATTTCATGTGATATTACCATAGATGTAATCGGTGTTCTTGAGCGTGGCCCCTCTGAGCAGCAGGTTCTCTGATCCCAACGGCCTGAAACACATCGTTACaacgctcttattgtgaaagggttGCAGCGGTATTCTTTTCTCGCCTTGTAGAAGTACGCCACCTAATAATAAAGTCCCTTAAACTAGACATGTGTCCCCGCTCACGGACAAAAGAAACTGATTAAAAATTAATTTAGTGACAAATTTAGACCCAAAAGAACCAAGTGGAaagtaacaaaataaaagcattcgtcattaagaaaaaaaattgaaattcaGAATGTCTTCAAATCAAATTGTCAGTAAATCAGTAATACTCattcagagaaaaaaagagggcgAAATATGATGACGAAATATGATGGCGAACAATTGGCGGCCGAATGTGATATTTTGGATCCCATTACTGTGAAACATTACCTGGCCACCGGCTCGTTGTCCATGTAGACGTTGATACGGCCCACAAATCTGTGTGGGAAAGGTGTAACAGGAAAGAAGACACGTTTCACACATGTTAAGTGTTTTCcaggcgtgtgcgtgtgtgtgtgtgtgtgcgtgttggacTCACTTGTACAGGTCCGGCTGCGGTTGTTCACATTCTATCGTCGCGTGGATGgagtccacctccacctcagtgGTGTAAGCTTTAGTGTCCTGGATCGCGTGGTACGTCTAGAGAAGAGGGAACGCACTCTCAGGTTGGACGGGGCGAGCTGACCggcccgtacacacacacacacacgctgtacacacacaccttgtggcTGCTCTCTCCGTCCAGACTGGCTGTAGTGACGAAGCAGGTGCCGTCTTCTCGAGATGAAGACAGAAGGATGAGGTCGCAGGGGAAAGTCTCGTTTTCCTTCATGAAGACGACGTCTCCGACCTGAGGCGCAGACACAGGAGAGGCGTCTCGTTTCTAAATTTAAATCACGGCGCGTCTGGGGATCCTAAATGTGGCGTCTGCGAGGAGGTTGCTCATCCCCGTTAGCATTTACTAAAGCGGTTCGCCCAACACGCCAACCTTCTGCGAAGCCGTGAAGTTCAGCAAGCAGTCGCAGACATTTGATCCTGAAACGGatcttctttgttttattttagcaTACAGTAATATAACAGATTTTAAAGGCTGAATTGTTCTCAAATGCAGGcctacacacacaggaaaatcCATCGACATGAGCCTATAAAACAAATGCAGTGAGAGTGAGATatcacgtgacacacacacacacacacacacacacacgtacccggAGCTTCTGACTCTGCTTGCGGACTACTTTCCCGTGATGCACCACGTGGACGGGACACTGGTTGACAGAGTTGTCCGCTTTGTGTCTCAACCAATCCTCGTAACCCTGACcgagagaaacacagagagggggggggggggggtgaaggcgCCATGACGACGTGGAAGACCCTACAGCGGTGGTGAGAAAGCCCTTCCGGGTGTCTCACCTGTTTGATGGCGGTGACCGTGATGACGAAGAAGAGCGGCAGCCCGCTGGTGATGGGACTGGTGGGCGTGTCGATGATCaactggaggcagagagagagttcGATGGCGTTGTTTTCTTCATGTGAAGCGGGTTTCGTGGATTATTTGGATTAACAAAAGCGGCGGAAAGATAACACTTAAAAAATGTCTGTGATTGATGTAAAAGTAGACAAAGAAAGAAGCGTTTACCTGAACCAGAAATATGATGAGAAAGTAGAAGTTGGCGACTCTCCTGAACTGCTCGAACATATTCTTCGGGACGAAGTTCCAAAATGTGTACTAAAAGACATGAGACAGTTCAGTCACAtcaacactatatatatatatatttatttaacatatatattaaataaatatatatatatttatttaacacatatatacattaaataaatacatatatatatatatatatatagcataaaGCCATTGAGCCATTTTACAAAACTATAAAGACAGATAGGTTTATCAATAAATAGACCACTGACTAAAGAGGCTGAACAGATTTGATTGAATAATTTAGATGTTGAGAGAGAACCattatctttaaaataaaacctcCACTCTTTCCAATAACTATTACCCAGAATAACTCGCTCGCACGACATGCTGTGCTATTTCAGTGCGCTTCGATCTGCGTGACCTTCGCTGACCTTGGAGGAGACTATTCGGTTGTCGGGGAATCTTTGCTGTATGAAGGCCTCCGTTCCCGAAGGAGGCTCCTTGTGTCCGATGTATATCGTCCTGCTGTCCACCCAGTTCTCCTCACCAGTacactgcaggggggggggggggggacatacaTTTAGGCCGGCGTACGTTTAACTCTGTTCCCACGGGAGATTAATAAATATGTGACGGACCTGGACCGCCAATACACTCCCACACACTGATAAGAGGACACCGCGTGCCACACTGGAACAGAGTCGGGACGAATGAGTAACTTCTGCTTCATGAATGAGAGCTTTTATTACCACGGATACACAGAGCTGCATGTGACTCAGACTGGAATgcagattacacacacacacacacacggagtagGACACCTGATAGCGGTTTCCTCGGTCGACATCTTTGTCTTTAACTCTCTATTTTCCGGCTGAAGAATCTCCACAATATGACAGACAGTTATTTCCGTGGTtcacaaccttttttcagtgacgtTCTCCCTGTGGAATATTTGTTTCAAGCGCCCCTAACTCGCCATTTTTGGTTAAATACACAGCGCTATGCCACCAGTGTCCGATTTAATATCGAATATCTACAATTCTGTTGATGCACTTATACttctattctatttatttttaatggatgctcatttttggagtgccttcatgtacccctgaTTTGAGAACCACTTGAGAGTTATTTAAACAATAACGAATAGACATCAGACTGGAGAGGCCGGTGTGGGATTATAATTCTCCAGTTTAACGGGAGCTATTTGAGCTTCAGGTATTTCTGGCGGGTCTGAACTTGTCCTGGAGTCACACGCTTTCTCCTGGGTAATTTGCTCAATGCAAGGAATGTTGAAAATAATCCGTTATAAAAAGTCTACACCAACACAGGTTAACTTACTGCTCTAAGATAACCGTGTTGCGGATGGAGAGCTATTTATAGCCTGTGACCTCCAGCTATTTATGGAACAAAGGGGAAATGACATGGGAATAAAAATGGATTCATTGAAGACGTGCATATAGAGTATTtcatcccttcttcttcttgaaccTACATCCCATCCATCACATCGGGGGACTCTTACCAACTGGTATCTGAGTTCCATTGAAGGAGGAGATGAACATCAGTGCTAttgttcctcctctccgtccGTTCTCACACGCCTCTAATCGTTATGAGCTCATTAGCCGGATAATTACTTAATTCATGACATTTACCACCTTCTGTACAgtgtattcttttatattttttctttcttattaagttattatagtgttatttctaaactgttgactcagAGCCCTGCACTAGATTTCCAATGAGTCTGCACCGTtgggcacaaatggcaaataaaaagttgaatcTTAATAAAGTTTGAGAGCTATAATCCAAAGTGACATCCATGTGTCGCGCCTCACTTCCTGCCCTCTCCTCCATCGTTACCCTTGGTGCAGCGCTAATGGCTCGCACCtcttccctctccatctccatctcacCCCAACCTGGAGGGACTCGAAGCAGACAACCCTCCTCTCCTATCGATTACATTCAGCTTTCATTCGGAGTCGGGCTTTTTATATGAAAGCCTCTCCGTCTCTAATCGAGTAAAACGGCATcttcacaaaataaaagcacggcttataaaataagaaaaactgCTCGGGCGCCTTTAGCCGCTCAGATGTAACGGGAGACTTTGGGCTATTCCGGAGCTTGATAATCACTGAGCAGCGTTTCACGTTACGGGACGCGGCGGGTCTCAGGGCCGTATTTATAGTGGGGAGGGAAACATTTGTGGCCacgagagagggatagagagcgCTCGCTGGCTTCTGTCTGTCCCACTCAGCAACCACATCCATTTTCCTTTCAGCCACATTAGTAGAAAGTGCAAGGAGCCTTTcagggatcacacacacacacacacatgtgcacccTGCAACATCAAACATGTATGAGAGCAGGTAACAATGACACAGATTGTTACCTCTGTAGTCACTGGTCCACGGGTTATATTTAGACCAGCAGAGTCCTGTTCTTCTTGTG
Proteins encoded in this window:
- the atp11a gene encoding phospholipid-transporting ATPase IH isoform X13, coding for MGMHFSTLRTLISRYCTGEENWVDSRTIYIGHKEPPSGTEAFIQQRFPDNRIVSSKYTFWNFVPKNMFEQFRRVANFYFLIIFLVQLIIDTPTSPITSGLPLFFVITVTAIKQGYEDWLRHKADNSVNQCPVHVVHHGKVVRKQSQKLRVGDVVFMKENETFPCDLILLSSSREDGTCFVTTASLDGESSHKTYHAIQDTKAYTTEVEVDSIHATIECEQPQPDLYKFVGRINVYMDNEPVARPLGSENLLLRGATLKNTDYIYAVAIYTGMETKMALNYQTKTQKRSAVEKSMNAYLVVYLCILISKALINTVLKYAWQADTNQDEPWYSDRTEPERQRHVVVRAFTDFLAFMVLFNYIIPVSMYVTVEMQKFLGSYFIMWDDEMFDEEMGERAVVNTSDLNEELGQVEYVFTDKTGTLTENNMEFIECCVDGHIYVPDVICNGQVMPGATSMDMIDTSPGPGAREHEELFFRALCLCHTVQVKEEETVDGIKHGIHQGKSTSFYISSSPDEVALVEGMKRLGFTYLRLKDSHMEILNREDEIERFQLLEVLTFDSVRRRMSVIVRSSTGELYLFCKGADSAIFPRVVSGKVEQIKARVEHNAVEGLRTLCVAYRPLSPAQYQEVCHLLNGAKLALHDRDKRLAEAYDVIEKDLILLGATAVEDRWRISASVCSNGTPSRRRSLSLSLCVCFPRLQEKAADTIESLHKAGMKVWVLTGDKMETAVATCYASKLFHRNTQILELTTKRTEEQSLHDVLFDLSRAVLRQLGGMTRDSFSGLSGDCTDYGLIIDGATLSAVMRPAQEDSNSGNYKEIFLEICRNCSAVLCCRMAPLQKAQIVKLIKASKEHPITLAIGDGANDVSMILEAHVGIGIMGKEGRQAARNSDYAIPKFKHLKKMLLVHGHYYYIRISELVQYFFYKNVCFIFPQFLYQFFCGFSQQPLYDTAYLTLYNISFTSLPILLHSLIEQHIHMDILRKDPSLYRDIAKNSLLRWPIFIYWTVLGVYDAIVMFFGVYFLFDNTTFTSNGQLMTANTQMMFGNWTFGTLVFTVLVFTVTFKLALDTHYWTWINHFVIWGSLVFFLVFSLLWGGIIWPFLNYQRMYYVFMQMLSSGPAWLSIILLIAASLLPDVLKKVVCRTLWPTTTERIQMYAGFGYVPTLMDGHRPFCVSRLQ
- the atp11a gene encoding phospholipid-transporting ATPase IH isoform X3, with product MGMHFSTLRTLISRYCTGEENWVDSRTIYIGHKEPPSGTEAFIQQRFPDNRIVSSKYTFWNFVPKNMFEQFRRVANFYFLIIFLVQLIIDTPTSPITSGLPLFFVITVTAIKQGYEDWLRHKADNSVNQCPVHVVHHGKVVRKQSQKLRVGDVVFMKENETFPCDLILLSSSREDGTCFVTTASLDGESSHKTYHAIQDTKAYTTEVEVDSIHATIECEQPQPDLYKFVGRINVYMDNEPVARPLGSENLLLRGATLKNTDYIYAVAIYTGMETKMALNYQTKTQKRSAVEKSMNAYLVVYLCILISKALINTVLKYAWQADTNQDEPWYSDRTEPERQRHVVVRAFTDFLAFMVLFNYIIPVSMYVTVEMQKFLGSYFIMWDDEMFDEEMGERAVVNTSDLNEELGQVEYVFTDKTGTLTENNMEFIECCVDGHIYVPDVICNGQVMPGATSMDMIDTSPGPGAREHEELFFRALCLCHTVQVKEEETVDGIKHGIHQGKSTSFYISSSPDEVALVEGMKRLGFTYLRLKDSHMEILNREDEIERFQLLEVLTFDSVRRRMSVIVRSSTGELYLFCKGADSAIFPRVVSGKVEQIKARVEHNAVEGLRTLCVAYRPLSPAQYQEVCHLLNGAKLALHDRDKRLAEAYDVIEKDLILLGATAVEDRWRISASVCSNGTPSRRRSLSLSLCVCFPRLQEKAADTIESLHKAGMKVWVLTGDKMETAVATCYASKLFHRNTQILELTTKRTEEQSLHDVLFDLSRAVLRQLGGMTRDSFSGLSGDCTDYGLIIDGATLSAVMRPAQEDSNSGNYKEIFLEICRNCSAVLCCRMAPLQKAQIVKLIKASKEHPITLAIGDGANDVSMILEAHVGIGIMGKEGRQAARNSDYAIPKFKHLKKMLLVHGHYYYIRISELVQYFFYKNVCFIFPQFLYQFFCGFSQQPLYDTAYLTLYNISFTSLPILLHSLIEQHIHMDILRKDPSLYRDIAKNSLLRWPIFIYWTVLGVYDAIVMFFGVYFLFDNTTFTSNGQLMTANTQMMFGNWTFGTLVFTVLVFTVTFKLALDTHYWTWINHFVIWGSLVFFLVFSLLWGGIIWPFLNYQRMYYVFMQMLSSGPAWLSIILLIAASLLPDVLKKVVCRTLWPTTTERIQNADKLYKGQLSEFTPMASLHAPSKAGRPRRGSGSQRNAPNPRRSAPFHKKLMFTRWRRTPDYRTFAPLLGFADGSRHSTQGRAYGGTGPGTSV
- the atp11a gene encoding phospholipid-transporting ATPase IH isoform X2, yielding MGMHFSTLRTLISRYCTGEENWVDSRTIYIGHKEPPSGTEAFIQQRFPDNRIVSSKYTFWNFVPKNMFEQFRRVANFYFLIIFLVQLIIDTPTSPITSGLPLFFVITVTAIKQGYEDWLRHKADNSVNQCPVHVVHHGKVVRKQSQKLRVGDVVFMKENETFPCDLILLSSSREDGTCFVTTASLDGESSHKTYHAIQDTKAYTTEVEVDSIHATIECEQPQPDLYKFVGRINVYMDNEPVARPLGSENLLLRGATLKNTDYIYAVAIYTGMETKMALNYQTKTQKRSAVEKSMNAYLVVYLCILISKALINTVLKYAWQADTNQDEPWYSDRTEPERQRHVVVRAFTDFLAFMVLFNYIIPVSMYVTVEMQKFLGSYFIMWDDEMFDEEMGERAVVNTSDLNEELGQVEYVFTDKTGTLTENNMEFIECCVDGHIYVPDVICNGQVMPGATSMDMIDTSPGPGAREHEELFFRALCLCHTVQVKEEETVDGIKHGIHQGKSTSFYISSSPDEVALVEGMKRLGFTYLRLKDSHMEILNREDEIERFQLLEVLTFDSVRRRMSVIVRSSTGELYLFCKGADSAIFPRVVSGKVEQIKARVEHNAVEGLRTLCVAYRPLSPAQYQEVCHLLNGAKLALHDRDKRLAEAYDVIEKDLILLGATAVEDRWRISASVCSNGTPSRRRSLSLSLCVCFPRLQEKAADTIESLHKAGMKVWVLTGDKMETAVATCYASKLFHRNTQILELTTKRTEEQSLHDVLFDLSRAVLRQLGGMTRDSFSGLSGDCTDYGLIIDGATLSAVMRPAQEDSNSGNYKEIFLEICRNCSAVLCCRMAPLQKAQIVKLIKASKEHPITLAIGDGANDVSMILEAHVGIGIMGKEGRQAARNSDYAIPKFKHLKKMLLVHGHYYYIRISELVQYFFYKNVCFIFPQFLYQFFCGFSQQPLYDTAYLTLYNISFTSLPILLHSLIEQHIHMDILRKDPSLYRDIAKNSLLRWPIFIYWTVLGVYDAIVMFFGVYFLFDNTTFTSNGQMFGNWTFGTLVFTVLVFTVTFKLALDTHYWTWINHFVIWGSLVFFLVFSLLWGGIIWPFLNYQRMYYVFMQMLSSGPAWLSIILLIAASLLPDVLKKVVCRTLWPTTTERIQMYAGFGYVPTLMDNADKLYKGQLSEFTPMASLHAPSKAGRPRRGSGSQRNAPNPRRSAPFHKKLMFTRWRRTPDYRTFAPLLGFADGSRHSTQGRAYGGTGPGTSV
- the atp11a gene encoding phospholipid-transporting ATPase IH isoform X7, with translation MGMHFSTLRTLISRYCTGEENWVDSRTIYIGHKEPPSGTEAFIQQRFPDNRIVSSKYTFWNFVPKNMFEQFRRVANFYFLIIFLVQLIIDTPTSPITSGLPLFFVITVTAIKQGYEDWLRHKADNSVNQCPVHVVHHGKVVRKQSQKLRVGDVVFMKENETFPCDLILLSSSREDGTCFVTTASLDGESSHKTYHAIQDTKAYTTEVEVDSIHATIECEQPQPDLYKFVGRINVYMDNEPVARPLGSENLLLRGATLKNTDYIYAVAIYTGMETKMALNYQTKTQKRSAVEKSMNAYLVVYLCILISKALINTVLKYAWQADTNQDEPWYSDRTEPERQRHVVVRAFTDFLAFMVLFNYIIPVSMYVTVEMQKFLGSYFIMWDDEMFDEEMGERAVVNTSDLNEELGQVEYVFTDKTGTLTENNMEFIECCVDGHIYVPDVICNGQVMPGATSMDMIDTSPGPGAREHEELFFRALCLCHTVQVKEEETVDGIKHGIHQGKSTSFYISSSPDEVALVEGMKRLGFTYLRLKDSHMEILNREDEIERFQLLEVLTFDSVRRRMSVIVRSSTGELYLFCKGADSAIFPRVVSGKVEQIKARVEHNAVEGLRTLCVAYRPLSPAQYQEVCHLLNGAKLALHDRDKRLAEAYDVIEKDLILLGATAVEDRLQEKAADTIESLHKAGMKVWVLTGDKMETAVATCYASKLFHRNTQILELTTKRTEEQSLHDVLFDLSRAVLRQLGGMTRDSFSGLSGDCTDYGLIIDGATLSAVMRPAQEDSNSGNYKEIFLEICRNCSAVLCCRMAPLQKAQIVKLIKASKEHPITLAIGDGANDVSMILEAHVGIGIMGKEGRQAARNSDYAIPKFKHLKKMLLVHGHYYYIRISELVQYFFYKNVCFIFPQFLYQFFCGFSQQPLYDTAYLTLYNISFTSLPILLHSLIEQHIHMDILRKDPSLYRDIAKNSLLRWPIFIYWTVLGVYDAIVMFFGVYFLFDNTTFTSNGQLMTANTQMMFGNWTFGTLVFTVLVFTVTFKLALDTHYWTWINHFVIWGSLVFFLVFSLLWGGIIWPFLNYQRMYYVFMQMLSSGPAWLSIILLIAASLLPDVLKKVVCRTLWPTTTERIQNADKLYKGQLSEFTPMASLHAPSKAGRPRRGSGSQRNAPNPRRSAPFHKKLMFTRWRRTPDYRTFAPLLGFADGSRHSTQGRAYGGTGPGTSV